The Ailuropoda melanoleuca isolate Jingjing unplaced genomic scaffold, ASM200744v2 unplaced-scaffold50508, whole genome shotgun sequence genome segment AggctttataaaattttattttcatcactgcAGGATTTAGTACAGGCGCTGGGGTTTCCCCATGGTGCTCTTGATGTAAAGAGCACGCACGTTCTGCCAGTTCTTTTTCAGCAGTGACACCAGGAAATTAATGGCAAGGTGGATGTTGTACACCAGCTCATCGTCCGTCATCTTCACGTGGCCAACCGCAACAGCAAGACAGAGGACCTTTTTCATCTGAAACTTGATAGTGGACTTCACTTCATCAACTTTGGCAACCATGTTTTCATTATGGGTCAAGAGCGAAGGGAATTTTCCAGCCTTGTTCAGACCAGGTCCAAGGATACGAGGAATCTGCTTAATCAAGGACTCTGAGGCCAAGAAGGCATCATATTTCTTTGCTAGTTTCTTCACcatctttttgttcttgttaagCTTCTTCAGAGCCTCAATGTCCATGTGGGGCATGTCGACCGCCTTAGCCTCGTCACAATGCTGCTGGTCTCCCAGGACACAAACGGAGAACTTGGGGCGAGGGCAAGCCTTTAGCCTGACTGTGCCT includes the following:
- the LOC117799484 gene encoding 60S ribosomal protein L10a-like, translating into MSSKVSRDTLYEGVKELLQGSNQKPRKFLETVELQISLKNYDPQKDKRFSGTVRLKACPRPKFSVCVLGDQQHCDEAKAVDMPHMDIEALKKLNKNKKMVKKLAKKYDAFLASESLIKQIPRILGPGLNKAGKFPSLLTHNENMVAKVDEVKSTIKFQMKKVLCLAVAVGHVKMTDDELVYNIHLAINFLVSLLKKNWQNVRALYIKSTMGKPQRLY